The genomic region TCTTTGatgttattaatattattaaatggtataataaaaaataataatattgatatCGATTTCTATTGTTTGcagatattaaaaatgttaattcatgttattatatatgaacatgAATTACgattaaaaaatatttatattattttattattaaaacgAAAAGCTTgtgatattattatagaTTTTTGTTCAGTGCTGaagaaacaaaataataatgaaattataaatattgattattatttaatatatatattgagCAAATTATTAACACATAAtaaatgtacatatatgcatatatatgtgtcatattatttaatatatttaatgcCAATTAATATTCACataaaattctttttatcatatacACCTAATTTCTTAAcgatattttttaaaaaatatatatattatcaaaatGTGTATAGTTCTTTTTCATCTTATGATCAAAAAGAATTAAACGAgttatttaattttttcttctttcatatatatacactAATACAAGGATCTATATATcgtatatttaaaaatattaatttgttaataattaattCAGCATCATGTAActatttaaattatttgtttaattttattattaattatgcCGATTATCATTTACCattaattttatgtatCTTGAATGTTAtagataaaaattattctCCACATAAAAACGATCCAATTTATCATCTTCAAcaaaagagaaaaaataGTAAGAAGCGAAGATTGAAGaaaattaagaaaataatgatgaaaaggatgaaaataaatataaacaaaagGAGAAccaaaaagaaaaaaaaacttaaaagaaataaaaaaaacaataataaatatttaattaaaagcaaaaattatttaaagaGTGTTAAGGATATCACAAagttttatttaaataaaaaaccTAATAGTGATAATGGAGATGATAGTTATTATGAAGATGACTATTTGAATCCTGAGTCTTTtaattcaaatatttttggtcataataattatagcaaaaaacaatattttaattcttACATTAGGAAAAGAATATCTCTAAACAAACCGTTAATTCAACATAGtaaggaaaaaaatgagTTACGCACAAACATTGCTGTTAATAATGttttaaacaaaatattaaataagTTTGAAAAAcgaagaaaaaaaaaaaaacataaaacaaaaaatcATCAATATGAtgcatatttatatgacacatgttattactttttatatacattctaagtttttattaaaacaaaatttatttataacgttgaatgataaattataaatggTAAAAACAGTATATATgatatacaatataatataatataaatgaaatattatatgtaataaattatatatcatatataaaatatataacgAATGATCAAATTACATTTTAGTtctaattatatataaaaaaggtTTGTACGCTATTTTATACTTTTCATAAttgttattaatatatatatatatatatatatatatatatatatatatgtatatattcaaatgtgtatatacatttattttcattttttcatatacaAATGAGATTATATGTACACATAACaaatttacatatatatatatatatatatattctattGTTTTTCTGTgcttattttattttattaattttaatttttttttttcttttttataaatcaTTTAAAATTGATTGTTTCATAAACTTTAAAGAATTTATAGCATCTGAGGATGATaccatttttatattttcttttaatgtttttatttccaatgaatttttatgtgcaatattgttattattatgatctaaatttttgttttttaatgtttttttcttttccacctttttttttaaggtTTCATCACATTTGTTCTTGACAGATATTGAATTGAATTCATTATGTTGATTTTCACTGTTACATAATTTATCGTTTTCCTTATTCATATGCTCATTATTGTTAGTAACATTATATGTTACCAtcatatcattatttaattcattttgCTCTTGTTCTATTTCAGtatattcttcattttttccTGAATGTTGACTTTGTTCaatttcatttatattatatgagataatattattatccatTATACTATTTTGTGTATTTCGTTCTATTTCTTCATCTATTCTTTCATCCAATGATTCATTACtttcatttatttcatGTTTACTGGTTTTCACGTCATTCATAGGATTTTTAATTTCAGCTAGCGGANNNNNNNNNNNNNNNNNNNNNNNNNNNNNNNNNNNNNNNNNNNNNNNNNNCTTTTGCTTGTTTATAATTTGGCTAGCTGAATTAACACTTTCTTGCGCGGAAAATACTGATCCActttcattattattatgatgaatgtttttaatttgtctaggtgatttatattttaattttttatttttgattGCAATATAAAATGGTGTTTTCTTATCATTGGATATAGAGTccaaattatttaataagaatgtttttattttgtttaaataaaatatactaTTCGTATTAGCCATATGGTTTtgatatgtatataaataatgttgAGAATTTTGTTCgtgtatattttgtaaatgATTCTGTACTTTGCacaatttaaaatatatattatgtatattttcaaaatggaaattgtttatttttaaaagattatataataacttTAATGTAACAAAAGCGGcgttattatttttaaaaataatatggaaaTTAACATTATTTGTTTCATGGAATACATGGAATATGAAATATTCATAGTGAActaaaattttttctttaatttcttcattgttataatattttaaatatttaagaaATAGAGAAAGGTTTTGCACCAAATGGATATATAAAGTACAATAAATATCAACAATATCATTTACATGttctacattttttatcttattcaatatattaattaagTTAGTTTGTTCTGTTACTAAAAAgttattttttgttaacacgtttatatgtttgaataagtacataatataattcaCAAAACCATCAAATATGATTGgacatttttttaataaattttctGTGTATGTATAAAGATGCTTAATTAAGAAATAcgttaaaaataaatcatcCTCATTATTATGAGATGAAAGAAAAGGTTTcataaaatgtataaaatacGTTGTATTGATACTTATACATTCTGTATCTATAATATTTGATATATCGttaaaaaatgtacatatatgATATGTTATATAACTAAAAAGGTTGTTATTTTGATAAAGATTATAATTCTGTACCAACGTTGTGTTAAATTCATGATTTAAGCTTTGTACACTATTTATAgcatatttttctttatctgCTTCTTTTAGAATATTGTCTACAAAATAGGATGTTCTTTTATCATTTGTGTTTTCTTCTTGTTTGttgtaatatatagaatCCTGATTGTATAAAGAAATATCTATATCtgtattattatgtatataatcTTTTGATATATGAACTAAATATtctaataatttattaacattgttaataatatgttttatatttaatataatatgtacattgtcttcattttttatggTATACACATTTTGATCATTATTACTAATGCatgtattaataaatactttatatatacttaagacatttatgaaaaaaaataaattttcttttttcccatattttaataataaactTATATTCTCATTTAGATAATTATCtaaatattgatatatttctttatttaacataagtttcttttttttttttaaatagGTTACAAAAATTTCTTGGATGATATGTAacatatattcattatatttgtttaactgtataaatagaaaattaaaaaattccttttcattatcttttattaaatggtgattaataaatacaatGAAAAGTAATGTTTTATTTGCTAATGATAGAATATTTTCATTGTATAAAATGGTATGgttaatatttaaaatcgttgtaaatatattcttaatatatttagaaaataGTTTTCCTGCCTgttcatcattattttgtaatatatgaaaaataaattgcATAATAGCATAATAGgcatatattttataattaataaatttatttttttctttggAGGGTGATGATATATGTTGTGATATTTCTAAatctataatatttttgataagtatatctatttttttatatttattttgattaaataaattttgtgaagaattatttcttatatttttattattttgttttagtttatccttattatgttgtatatttttctcatattctttattattattattattattatttattaaatgaagaagtgctttattttgatcatttatatattcgttttctaaattaaaaatgaaggTTACAAAGATGacaaagaaaaatttatgttcatcattaaaagaattattattattattattattattattattattattattgttactgttattattgttattattgtctgttattttttgtttacttaaatttattatttcttcaAAGATTGAATCGTTAATAAGATTTATGAAgaaatcatttttatcttcCAGTAATTttaaacttttttttatacaatgaaaatatatacaaactttaaataaatttatttctttcCTTCTCCATTTTGTTAATACTTCATCGATCAATTTCATATACATTGGGTACTTTATAAAAAGATTATGTTATTAAAGATACAAGATACAgtaaaatgaaaaataataaaataaaatgaaatattaaaatgtattcataaatgataataaaacttagatgaaagaaaatgtatataaacGAAAAACGTGGTAATTCTTATAACAATCTACAAAATGTCAAAATTAAAATgggaaaataaaataaaatatatataatatatatatatatatatatatatttatttatttatttatttttatattcttttttactatgttaaaaaatatatatttaattttttaatatttttatattataataaattattttatatatatattatatatgtagaaaccattttttataacatttatattttttattaaaaaatttataaattaaaaaaaaaaaaaaattttaacatagacttttatatattatatattacagagtatatatttatattttttgtagaaattttatatatatctttaaaaaaaaaaaaacagaaacaaaaaaaactaatattttatttatataatatattgtattataatcatataatataagtttgtaattataatataaatgcTTTTACCATATGTATATTTCCTATAtgtaaattaaaaaattttataaagatatactaaatattttatatggatataatattatatatatatatatatatatatattatctttataatactgttataatatatacttctttttttcctacataatatttatagCATATAAGctacaaataaaatttgatttcgttttatatttattatgttatttaaacaaaaattaaaatgatttttatttaatattataaaaaagtgAATGAAagttttaaaataataaaactacaaatatatattaaaaaaaaaatatatgggGGGGAATAtactttattatatatatatatatatatatgtttacaATTTTAGAACTGGgatattttttgaaatgtatgtaaaatatataagaacAATATATTACCTCAAAACACTATTTTgtgtattaataaaatattaatttattataatatataaatacatataaaaatatatataatatatttatttatctttgtcactttttcattttttattcgAAAGTCTAAATTTTATTCGTGTTCTACAAAAGTAGTATACTCAtcataagaataaaatagttatatataaatatatataatatatatgtatatatttatttatttatttataacatattGGGTATGTCAAAAGATACTTCTTTCttcattaaaatattcaaaataatagTGTAACAGGAAAAAAAGTATTTTGATTACATTCGAGGTCTTGTTTATTGTTtacacataaatattatatttaccTTTATATATGATCATAATACAAAGATGAATTtcctatttttttttttttttttttttgtttccttataattacttttattgcttatatattattttgaatcACATATAAAATGATGGAATAATGTAAACGAATTAACATGAATTtcttacatatataattatttcattttcttgAGGAATATATTACTATGAATGGTTCTTcattatgtataatttgtatatatatagaaaatatatattaaaaaaaaaaaattaaagaataaaaaagaaaccTTAACTAAAACATATGatgtatatatacacattgatttattactatatatatatatatatatatatatatttttaatgataaagcaataaaataaatatattatgtgttcatattatttttcccCTCATACAAAATTTtgaataatgatataaatattatatatatatatatatatatatatatacatagTATATActatgtatatataaaaaaaaaaaaaaagtgatTAAATActttgaataatatatatttattagtatataat from Plasmodium reichenowi strain SY57 chromosome 8, whole genome shotgun sequence harbors:
- a CDS encoding hypothetical protein (conserved Plasmodium protein, unknown function): MYMKLIDEVLTKWRRKEINLFKVCIYFHCIKKSLKLLEDKNDFFINLINDSIFEEIINLSKQKITDNNNNNNSNNNNNNNNNNNNNNSFNDEHKFFFVIFVTFIFNLENEYINDQNKALLHLINNNNNNNKEYEKNIQHNKDKLKQNNKNIRNNSSQNLFNQNKYKKIDILIKNIIDLEISQHISSPSKEKNKFINYKIYAYYAIMQFIFHILQNNDEQAGKLFSKYIKNIFTTILNINHTILYNENILSLANKTLLFIVFINHHLIKDNEKEFFNFLFIQLNKYNEYMLHIIQEIFVTYLKKKKKLMLNKEIYQYLDNYLNENISLLLKYGKKENLFFFINVLSIYKVFINTCISNNDQNVYTIKNEDNVHIILNIKHIINNVNKLLEYLVHISKDYIHNNTDIDISLYNQDSIYYNKQEENTNDKRTSYFVDNILKEADKEKYAINSVQSLNHEFNTTLVQNYNLYQNNNLFSYITYHICTFFNDISNIIDTECISINTTYFIHFMKPFLSSHNNEDDLFLTYFLIKHLYTYTENLLKKCPIIFDGFVNYIMYLFKHINVLTKNNFLVTEQTNLINILNKIKNVEHVNDIVDIYCTLYIHLVQNLSLFLKYLKYYNNEEIKEKILVHYEYFIFHVFHETNNVNFHIIFKNNNAAFVTLKLLYNLLKINNFHFENIHNIYFKLCKVQNHLQNIHEQNSQHYLYTYQNHMANTNSIFYLNKIKTFLLNNLDSISNDKKTPFYIAIKNKKLKYKSPRQIKNIHHNNNESGSVFSAQESVNSASQIINKQKXXXXXXXXXXXXXXXXXPLAEIKNPMNDVKTSKHEINESNESLDERIDEEIERNTQNSIMDNNIISYNINEIEQSQHSGKNEEYTEIEQEQNELNNDMMVTYNVTNNNEHMNKENDKLCNSENQHNEFNSISVKNKCDETLKKKVEKKKTLKNKNLDHNNNNIAHKNSLEIKTLKENIKMVSSSDAINSLKFMKQSILNDL